In Malania oleifera isolate guangnan ecotype guangnan chromosome 8, ASM2987363v1, whole genome shotgun sequence, a single window of DNA contains:
- the LOC131161785 gene encoding uncharacterized protein At4g06744-like: protein MSTSPQFLFLLVTTFFLQYSSHVDATENNTIDCACTAPPPPPPAPGCLSESEAVLEGTRTLLKNISYDPNNYTKSWVGDNYCNFKGYYCDIVPDRRITGLAGIDFNGASFGGVNTLDVGPYIQNLPDIAIFHANSNNLSGTIPLTISRLRYLYELDVSNNRFTGGFPAAILSATKLTFLDLRYNSFSGTIPPQLFNLNLDVLFLNNNKFGGGIPDTLGNTSAVYVTFANNGFTGQIPGSIGLARNLREVLFLNNQLSGCLPYEVGLLGKATVFDVESNQLTGPIPHSFGCLAEMGQLNLAGNQFYGTVPESVCMLGKLYKLSLSNNYFTQVGRHCRRLIAEKVMDVRMNCILDLPEQRSKAECAAFFSKRRYCPLEQTFTIVPCTLPPPLRNGSSAVLAGKRAVAPSPITYAALERNHR, encoded by the coding sequence ATGTCTACATCCCCTCAATTCCTATTTCTCCTTGTCACCACCTTCTTTCTCCAGTATTCCTCCCACGTCGATGCAACCGAAAACAATACCATAGACTGCGCCTGCACTGCGCCGCCGCCTCCTCCGCCTGCGCCGGGATGCCTCAGCGAGAGTGAAGCGGTTCTGGAAGGAACCCGAacacttttgaaaaacatttcctACGACCCAAACAACTACACCAAATCATGGGTAGGCGACAACTACTGCAACTTCAAGGGCTACTACTGCGACATCGTCCCCGACCGACGAATCACCGGACTCGCCGGCATCGACTTCAACGGCGCATCTTTTGGCGGCGTTAACACACTAGATGTCGGcccttacattcaaaatttacCAGACATTGCCATCTTCCACGCCAACTCAAACAACCTAAGCGGCACAATCCCTTTAACCATCTCCAGGCTACGGTACCTCTACGAGCTCGACGTGAGCAACAACAGGTTCACCGGCGGGTTCCCGGCTGCGATCCTCAGCGCCACCAAACTGACCTTCCTCGACCTCCGGTACAACTCCTTTTCCGGCACAATCCCACCGCAGCTTTTCAACCTAAACCTCGACGTGCTCTTCCTCAACAACAACAAGTTCGGCGGCGGAATCCCCGACACCCTCGGCAACACATCGGCGGTTTACGTCACCTTCGCCAACAACGGGTTTACTGGACAAATCCCGGGCAGCATCGGGCTTGCCCGGAACCTGCGGGAAGTGCTGTTCCTGAACAACCAGCTGAGCGGGTGCCTGCCCTACGAGGTTGGGTTGTTGGGGAAGGCGACGGTATTCGACGTCGAGTCGAACCAGCTGACCGGTCCGATACCCCACTCGTTCGGGTGTTTGGCTGAGATGGGGCAGCTGAACCTGGCGGGGAACCAGTTCTACGGGACGGTGCCGGAGTCGGTGTGCATGCTGGGCAAGCTTTACAAGTTAAGTTTGTCAAATAATTATTTCACGCAGGTGGGACGGCACTGTAGGAGACTGATAGCGGAGAAGGTAATGGACGTGAGGATGAACTGCATTTTGGATCTGCCGGAGCAGAGATCAAAGGCTGAGTGTGCGGCTTTCTTCTCCAAGCGGAGGTACTGCCCGCTCGAGCAGACGTTTACTATTGTTCCTTGTACGTTACCTCCACCTCTGAGGAATGGGTCGTCGGCTGTGCTTGCGGGGAAGAGGGCTGTGGCGCCATCGCCGATTACCTATGCTGCCCTTGAAAGGAACCACCGATGA
- the LOC131162776 gene encoding uncharacterized protein At4g06744-like gives MSSSPFTFKLPLLPLLLLLLLLLFPSPHTTVVADTAKAQLTFADQRIAMVYPVIQKFKTTITSDPLNVTQTWVGPNVCTYKGFYCDNPPDNRSATALASVDFNGFRLEAPTLSGFLDGLPDIALFHANSNGFAGTVSPAVSHLPYLYELDLSNNKLSGQFPAAVVGMTGLSFLDIRFNLFAGPVPPEIFTQNDLNFLFINNNEFTQNLPDDLGSSHFIYVALANNKFSGPIPRTISEALSTVTEILLLNNSLSGCLPYEIGLLKEATVLDAGNNRLTGPLPFSLGCLEKAEQLNFAGNLLYGAVPELLCALGSLVNLSLSDNYFTQVGPVCRVLALRGGLDIRKNCVPDLGLGEQRSAAECAAFFAFPRFCPHTEWYTYYPCKLPPFH, from the coding sequence ATGAGCAGTTCCCCATTCACCTTCAAACTCCCACTCctccccctcctcctcctcctcctcctcctccttttcCCCTCTCCCCACACCACAGTTGTCGCAGACACTGCCAAAGCACAACTAACCTTCGCAGACCAGCGGATCGCCATGGTTTACCCCgtcattcaaaaattcaaaaccacCATCACCTCCGACCCTCTCAACGTCACCCAAACCTGGGTCGGCCCCAACGTCTGCACCTACAAAGGCTTCTACTGCGACAACCCGCCGGACAACCGCTCCGCCACTGCCCTCGCCTCCGTCGACTTCAATGGCTTCCGCCTCGAGGCCCCCACCCTCTCCGGCTTCCTCGACGGCCTCCCCGACATCGCCCTCTTCCACGCCAACTCCAACGGCTTCGCCGGCACCGTCTCCCCGGCCGTCTCCCATCTCCCCTACCTTTATGAGCTCGACCTCAGCAACAACAAGCTGTCTGGGCAGTTCCCGGCCGCCGTTGTGGGCATGACTGGTCTATCCTTCCTCGACATCCGGTTCAACCTCTTCGCCGGACCGGTACCGCCAGAAATATTCACCCAGAACGATCTCAACTTCCTCTTCATCAACAACAACGAGTTCACGCAGAACCTCCCCGACGATCTGGGTAGCTCTCATTTCATCTACGTGGCCCTGGCGAACAACAAGTTCTCGGGCCCCATCCCAAGAACCATCTCCGAGGCATTGTCTACGGTGACGGAGATTTTGCTGTTGAACAATTCATTGAGCGGGTGCCTTCCGTACGAGATAGGGCTGCTGAAGGAGGCCACGGTGTTGGACGCCGGCAACAACCGGTTAACGGGTCCGTTGCCGTTCTCGCTAGGTTGCTTGGAGAAGGCGGAGCAGCTGAACTTCGCCGGGAACCTGCTGTACGGGGCGGTGCCGGAGCTGTTGTGTGCGCTTGGGAGTCTGGTTAACTTGTCGCTGTCGGATAATTACTTTACGCAGGTTGGGCCGGTGTGTAGGGTGTTGGCTTTGAGAGGTGGGCTTGATATTAGGAAGAACTGCGTCCCTGATTTGGGACTGGGAGAGCAGAGATCGGCGGCAGAGTGTGCAGCTTTCTTTGCATTCCCAAGGTTTTGCCCGCACACGGAGTGGTATACTTATTATCCTTGCAAGCTTCCTCCTTTTCATTAA